GCCGCTTCGACCGGCGGAACAGCAGGAACACGCCGGTGCCGGCCAGCGCCAGCAGGGCCACCGGCACCACGATCGCCGCCACCCCGACCCCGCCGTCGTCGGAGGAGGCCACCACGCCCTTGCCCTTGACCTGGCCGACCGCCTGGCCGACGAAGTCGTTCAACGTGCCGTTGATGTCGCCCGGGTGGGCCCGCAGCGCGGCACCCGCCAGGCTGTTCGCAGCGGCCGGGGAGATCGCCGCCGGGTCCGCGAAGGCCTTGAACTCCTCGCCCCGCCAGATCGCGTACAGGCCGGTCACCCCGACCCTGGTCCGCAGATCACGGGCCACCGTCTGGGCCGGGTACTGCTCGCTCGCCGGGACCACCGCGACGAAGACCGGCTTGTCGGCCGTCCTGATCCGCGCGGTCAGCGCGGCCGCGTCGGCCGCGGAGAACCGCCCGGTCATCGCCGGATCGACGTAGACCTGACCCTGTTTCAGCACCCGGGCCGCCTCCTCCACCCCGCTCGCCGCCGCCGAGGCGGCGGTGGCGGGCAGGAGCAGCAGAGCGGCCAGCACCAGCGCGAGGAGGGCGGTGGCTTTCGAGCGGCAGAGCTGCGTGGTTCTCATGTTTCGACGCTACTCGTGCGCACGGCCTTCGGCCCCATACCTCCGGTCGGCGTCTCCCCCGCCTTCGGGACGACCCCCGGTCCTCCTGGTGGCTGACTCGACCACCCGCCCGAGCGGGCATAGTGGTGCCTGATCCACCACGCCTGCCACATCCAGATCGGAGCACCCGGTGATCCTGGGCCTCGTCACCGCCGTCGCGGCATCCGCCTGCTACGGCATCGGCTCGGTACTCCAGGCGGTCGGCTCACGCCGCTCCGCCCGCGAGGAGGCGGCCGCCAACGGCCGCTCCGCCGGAGTCACCGAACACGGCGGACCCAACCTCTCCTCCACCGCCAAGGCCGCCGTCACCTGGGAGTTCATCCTCGGCACGGTGCTCGACCTGATCGGCTTCGGGCTCGGCGCACTGGCCGCCCGGCTGCTCCCGCTGTTCCTCTCCCAGACCATCATCAGCGCCAACCTGGTGGTCACCGCCGTGCTCAGCATCAAGCTGCTCGGCATCCGGCTGAAGCGGCCCGAATGGGCCTCGATCGCGATCCTGTGCGCCGCCCTGGTCCTGCTCGCGGTGGCGGCCGGGCCCGAGGGCGGGCACCACGCCGCGATGGCCGTGCACTGGTGGCTGCTGGGCGCCTCGATCGCCATCATCGGCGGCGGCGCGCTGATCGTCCGGCTGCTCGGGGCGAGCGGCGCGATCGTGGCCGGCCTGCTCTCCGGGCTCGGCTTCGGCGCACTCGGCGTCGGCGTCCGGATCCTGAACGGCATCGAGCCGTTCGACCTCGGGAAGCTGCTCTCCGACCCGGCCCTGTACGCGATCCTGATCGGCGGCATCGGCGGGATGTACCTGCACACCATCGCGCTGCAGATCGGCTCGGTGAACGGGGCGACCGCCGCCCTGGTGGTCGGCGAGACCGTCATCCCCGGCGCGGTCGGCGTCATCTGGCTCGGCGACTCCTCCCGGGCCGGCCTCGGCTGGCTGGCCGCCTTCGGCTTCGTCCTCGCCGTCGTCAGCGCGGTCGGCGTCGCCTACTACGGCCAGGGCGAACAGGACCTCTCCGAGGAAGCTGAACTCACCTCGGCGCTCAAGTGAGACGAGCCCCGCAGGGGCTCGGGGAACGGCGACGAGATCTGGCGTGCGGGTCAAAAAGCGAAAGTGCCTGACCACTTACGCACGGATCACCTTTTACGAGGTCGGCGTCGCGGTTCCCCGAGCCCCTGATGGCTGATGCCCGGAGGGCTTAGCGAGGCGGGCGTTGGCACTTGGGGCAGAAGTAGCTGGAGCGGTTCATCCACGGCTCGCGCCGGATGGCGGTGCCGCAGCGGCGGCACGGTTCGCCCTCGCGGCCGTAGGCGTCCAGCTCGCGGGAGAAGTAGCCGCTCTCGCCGTTCACGTTGACGTAGAGGCTGTCGAAGCTGGTGCCGCCCACCGCGAGGGCGGCGTTCATCACGTCGCGGGCGTGGCCGAGCAGGGTGGCGGCCTGGGGCCGGGTGAGGGTGGCGGTGGGGCGCTCGTAGTGCAGCTTGGCGCGCCAGAGCGACTCGTCGGCGTAGATGTTGCCGACCCCGCTGATCAGCGTCTGGTCGAGCAGGGCCCGCTTCACGGTGGTGCGCTTGGCCCGCAGCGCGGCTGTGAAGGCGGCGTCGTCGAAGCGGGCGTCCAGCGGGTCACGGGCGATGTGCGCGATCGAGAGCGGGGTGGACTCGGGGTCGCCGGGCTCGGACTCCTCGACCGCGAGGCCGCCGAAGGTGCGCTGGTCGACGAAGCGCAGTTCGCTCCCGCCGTCGGTGAACCGGAGTCGGACCCGCAGGTGGGTCTCGTCCGGCACCGAGGCGTCCTGGACCAGGAGTTGGCCGCTCATGCCGAGGTGGCCGATCAGCGCCTGGTCGCCGCCGAGCGGCACCCAGAGGTACTTGCCGCGGCGCTGCGCCTCCCCCAGGGTCGTCCCGGTCAGCCGGGCGGCGAACTCGTCCGCGCCGCCGGGCTGACGCCGGACCGACCGTGGGTGCAGCACCTGGGCCTCGGCCACGGTACGGCCTGCGGCCCAGCGGGCCAGGCCGCGCCTGACCACCTCGACCTCGGGTAGCTCGGGCACGCCTGCCGCCTCGACTCTGGTGTCAGCTGGTGGGGTTGAGCTGGTCCGCGTACTTGGCGCGGATGGCTCGCCAGGCGCTCTCGGCGGCCTTCTGCTCGGCTTCCTTCTTCGACCGCCCACTGCCGTGCCCGAAGTCCTCGCCGGCCACCCGGGCGGCGGCGTTGAAGGTCTTCTCGTGGTCCGGACCGGACTCGGCGACCACGTACTCGGGCACGCCGATACCCACCGAGGCGGTGAGTTCCTGGAGGCTGGTCTTCCAGTCCAGGCCCGCGCCCAGCTGAGAGGACTCCTCGATCAGCGGGTCGAACAGGCGGTGGACGAAGTCGGTCGCGGCGTCCAGCCCCTGGTCGAGGTAGATGGCGCCGATGACGGCTTCGACGGTGTCGGCGAGGATCGACGACTTGTCACGGCCACCGGTCCCCTCCTCGCCCTTGCCGAGCCTGATGAAGGTGCCCAGTTCGAGGCCGCGGCCGACCTCGGCCAGGGCACGCGAATTGACCACCGCGGCGCGCAGTTTGGCGAGCGTGCCCTCGGCGACCTCCGGGTGGAGGCGGTAGAGCGTGTCCGTCACGACCAGGCCCAGCACCGAGTCGCCGAGGAACTCCAGGCGCTCGTTGGTGGGCAGCCCGCCGTTCTCGTAGGCGAAGCTACGGTGCGTCAGGGCACGCACCAGAAGGGCGCGCTCGAGTACGAACCCGAGGCGCCCTTCCAGAACGTCGTATTCGGTCGAAGCCGGACCGCCGGCCTTGCTCCCGTTGGCAGGAGCCGACTTGCGGGGTGAGTTACTGTCCGACATCGATCCGTACACCCGCCGATCAGACCGAGA
This genomic interval from Kitasatospora gansuensis contains the following:
- the mutM gene encoding bifunctional DNA-formamidopyrimidine glycosylase/DNA-(apurinic or apyrimidinic site) lyase; translated protein: MPELPEVEVVRRGLARWAAGRTVAEAQVLHPRSVRRQPGGADEFAARLTGTTLGEAQRRGKYLWVPLGGDQALIGHLGMSGQLLVQDASVPDETHLRVRLRFTDGGSELRFVDQRTFGGLAVEESEPGDPESTPLSIAHIARDPLDARFDDAAFTAALRAKRTTVKRALLDQTLISGVGNIYADESLWRAKLHYERPTATLTRPQAATLLGHARDVMNAALAVGGTSFDSLYVNVNGESGYFSRELDAYGREGEPCRRCGTAIRREPWMNRSSYFCPKCQRPPR
- the rnc gene encoding ribonuclease III, which gives rise to MSDSNSPRKSAPANGSKAGGPASTEYDVLEGRLGFVLERALLVRALTHRSFAYENGGLPTNERLEFLGDSVLGLVVTDTLYRLHPEVAEGTLAKLRAAVVNSRALAEVGRGLELGTFIRLGKGEEGTGGRDKSSILADTVEAVIGAIYLDQGLDAATDFVHRLFDPLIEESSQLGAGLDWKTSLQELTASVGIGVPEYVVAESGPDHEKTFNAAARVAGEDFGHGSGRSKKEAEQKAAESAWRAIRAKYADQLNPTS